Proteins from one Caulobacter sp. X genomic window:
- a CDS encoding thermonuclease family protein: MIIAAALTAIIACNAPDVHDGDTLRCGSERVRLFGVDAPEVRRGKTPAEPLAYEARDELIRLTRGRVGCRFVERDRYGRFVGRCWSDATPDINAALIRSGLATEYRRYSKGAYAAAEDEARRANRGAWHRP; this comes from the coding sequence ATGATCATCGCCGCCGCGCTCACCGCCATCATCGCCTGCAACGCCCCCGACGTTCACGACGGCGACACCCTGCGCTGTGGTTCCGAGCGCGTGCGCCTGTTCGGCGTCGACGCGCCGGAAGTTAGGCGCGGCAAAACTCCGGCCGAGCCGCTGGCCTATGAAGCGCGGGATGAGCTGATCCGCCTGACGCGCGGTCGCGTCGGCTGTCGCTTTGTCGAGCGCGATCGCTATGGCCGGTTCGTCGGCCGGTGTTGGTCGGACGCCACCCCTGACATTAACGCGGCCCTGATCCGGTCGGGACTGGCGACCGAATACCGGCGCTACAGCAAGGGCGCCTATGCGGCGGCGGAAGATGAGGCGCGGCGCGCCAACCGCGGCGCCTGGCACCGCCCGTAG
- a CDS encoding HNH endonuclease — MRCLFCKADSSRSRSVEHAIPEALGNRSFVLPAGVVCDGCNNYFAVKVEGPLLKTGSLRQLRARQGVPTKRGRLMPVLGRFEDIDADLAAFRINAGEVVLAVTEMSAAPMVSAALSNGLGGLFIHEEPPRLDQRLFSRLIAKIALELIALRVCHVPGWEEFGIDHPQFDPIRAYARFGQGPTWPVLSRRIYDEEATTLPASGDPQQTIYETDFLLTPSGEGYAVICLFGVEHTINLVTPSVEGYRTWMKDNAGRSPLYPDGKYPQRRGWTNDDEADFRDGAERD, encoded by the coding sequence ATGCGCTGCCTGTTCTGCAAGGCCGACTCCTCGCGATCGCGCAGCGTCGAGCACGCCATTCCCGAGGCCTTGGGCAATCGCAGCTTCGTGCTGCCGGCCGGCGTCGTCTGCGACGGCTGCAACAACTACTTCGCCGTGAAGGTCGAAGGCCCCTTGCTCAAGACCGGCTCGCTGCGGCAGCTGCGCGCCAGGCAGGGCGTGCCCACCAAGCGGGGGCGCCTCATGCCGGTGCTTGGCCGCTTCGAGGACATCGACGCGGACCTGGCCGCCTTTCGCATCAACGCCGGCGAGGTGGTGCTGGCCGTCACCGAGATGAGCGCTGCGCCCATGGTCTCGGCCGCCCTGAGCAATGGCCTCGGTGGGCTCTTTATCCATGAAGAGCCCCCACGCCTGGATCAGCGGTTGTTTTCCAGGTTGATCGCCAAGATCGCCCTGGAGCTGATCGCCCTGCGGGTCTGCCATGTTCCAGGCTGGGAGGAATTCGGCATCGACCACCCGCAGTTCGACCCGATCCGCGCCTATGCGCGTTTCGGCCAGGGCCCGACCTGGCCCGTCCTGAGTCGACGCATCTATGACGAGGAGGCCACGACCCTGCCAGCCTCGGGCGACCCGCAGCAGACGATCTACGAGACCGACTTCTTGCTGACGCCCAGCGGCGAGGGCTACGCGGTGATCTGCCTGTTCGGCGTCGAACACACGATCAATCTGGTGACGCCCTCGGTCGAGGGTTACCGGACCTGGATGAAGGACAACGCCGGACGCAGCCCGCTCTATCCCGACGGGAAATACCCCCAGCGGCGGGGATGGACGAACGACGACGAGGCCGACTTCCGTGACGGCGCCGAACGCGACTAG